The Lewinellaceae bacterium genome has a segment encoding these proteins:
- the gcvP gene encoding aminomethyl-transferring glycine dehydrogenase yields the protein MKKVTPIRSFESRHLGINDSDLQEMLEAIGVDSLDQLIYETIPDDIRLKSELTLPKALAENEYLENVKQIGAQNKLFKSFIGMGYYGTLTPSVILRNIFQNPGWYTQYTPYQAEISQGRLEALLNFQTVVSELTGLPLANASLLDEGTAAAEAMTMFFNLKNKKAKQEPVNEFLVSNKVFPHTIDVLKTRAAAHGIKIIIGEWTQFELTDKTFGILLQYPSMDGGVEDYSGLVENAAAAEIYTVVAADLLSLTLLKPPGEWGADVVVGNTQRFGVPMGFGGPHAAYFAAKDDFKRQLPGRIIGVSLDQQNRPAYRMALQTREQHIRREKATSNICTAQALLAIMAGTYAVYHGPQGLKNIALRIHQLTQILDAKLLGLGYSQCNDTFFDTLCIEVDPELSATIRKIALDNHLNFFYGKKGIGISLDETTKPEDVEAIAAVFAEAKGLTDIPAAECTDAMNVPDQLIRESEYLTHAVFQDNQTETKLMRYLKRLENKDLSLMHSMIPLGSCTMKLNAATELFPVSWPEFSGLHPFVDEDQSLGYRKIFEELEGWLSEITGFEACSLQPNSGAQGEFAGLAVISAYHQANNQSHRNIALIPSSAHGTNPASAVMAGMEVIVTKCDDHGNIDIEDLKAKAEQHKDNLAALMVTYPSTHGVFESGIKEICQIIHDNGGLVYMDGANMNAQVGFTSPGAIGADVCHLNLHKTFAIPHGGGGPGVGPICVNNKLKPFLPGHKIVKTGGKKAISAISSAPWGSASVVLVSHAYIRMMGTEGLKMATEIAILNANYIKARLEKEYPILYAGEMGRCAHELIVDLRPFKDFVAAEDVAKRLMDYGFHAPTLSFPVSGTIMIEPTESESKEELDRFCDALLEIRKEIQEIADGKANHDSNVLTNAPHTAQVIASDNWPYDYPREKAAYPLPYLREYFKFWPASGRINNAYGDRHLVCTCAPIEAYMED from the coding sequence ATGAAAAAAGTGACTCCCATCCGCTCTTTTGAAAGCCGCCATCTCGGCATCAACGATAGTGATTTGCAGGAAATGCTGGAAGCAATAGGAGTTGATTCACTGGATCAACTTATTTATGAGACCATTCCTGATGATATACGTTTAAAATCAGAATTAACATTACCCAAAGCCCTTGCTGAGAATGAGTACCTTGAAAATGTAAAACAAATTGGTGCTCAAAATAAGCTTTTCAAAAGTTTCATCGGCATGGGGTACTACGGCACCCTTACCCCATCTGTCATTTTGAGAAATATTTTCCAGAATCCGGGATGGTACACTCAATACACGCCTTACCAGGCGGAAATTTCCCAGGGCAGGCTGGAGGCTTTATTGAATTTCCAGACCGTAGTTTCTGAACTGACGGGCTTGCCCCTGGCCAATGCTTCGCTCCTCGATGAGGGAACTGCGGCAGCGGAAGCCATGACCATGTTTTTTAACCTGAAAAACAAAAAGGCCAAACAGGAACCGGTCAACGAATTCCTGGTTTCCAATAAAGTTTTTCCTCATACCATCGATGTACTCAAAACGAGGGCCGCGGCTCACGGGATAAAGATCATCATTGGGGAATGGACTCAATTTGAACTAACAGACAAAACCTTCGGAATTTTATTGCAATACCCATCCATGGATGGCGGCGTCGAAGATTACAGCGGATTAGTGGAAAATGCTGCGGCGGCCGAAATATATACCGTAGTGGCTGCCGACCTGCTCAGTCTCACCCTACTCAAACCACCTGGAGAATGGGGCGCTGATGTAGTGGTGGGCAATACACAGCGTTTTGGTGTACCTATGGGTTTTGGAGGACCTCATGCCGCCTATTTTGCGGCTAAAGACGACTTCAAGCGCCAACTGCCCGGCAGAATCATCGGCGTTTCCCTCGATCAGCAAAACCGCCCTGCCTACCGTATGGCACTGCAAACACGAGAGCAACATATTCGCCGTGAAAAGGCTACTTCCAATATCTGTACTGCACAGGCATTGCTGGCCATTATGGCCGGAACATACGCTGTTTATCATGGTCCGCAAGGACTGAAAAATATTGCCCTGCGCATCCACCAGCTGACGCAAATCCTGGATGCCAAATTACTGGGACTCGGCTATTCTCAATGTAATGATACCTTTTTCGATACCTTATGCATTGAAGTAGATCCTGAGTTATCGGCAACGATCCGTAAAATTGCCCTGGATAATCATTTAAATTTCTTCTACGGCAAAAAAGGCATAGGCATCAGCCTGGACGAAACGACCAAACCGGAAGATGTGGAAGCCATTGCCGCTGTTTTTGCCGAAGCAAAAGGCCTAACCGACATTCCGGCTGCCGAATGCACGGATGCCATGAACGTTCCCGATCAGCTGATCCGTGAAAGCGAATACCTCACTCATGCGGTTTTCCAGGACAACCAAACGGAAACGAAGCTGATGCGTTATTTGAAAAGGCTCGAAAATAAGGACCTTTCCCTCATGCACTCCATGATTCCTTTGGGCTCCTGTACCATGAAACTCAATGCGGCTACCGAATTATTCCCCGTTAGCTGGCCGGAATTTTCAGGGCTGCACCCTTTTGTCGATGAGGACCAATCCCTGGGATACCGGAAAATTTTTGAGGAACTGGAAGGCTGGCTCAGTGAAATTACGGGTTTTGAAGCCTGTTCCCTACAACCTAATTCAGGGGCTCAGGGTGAATTTGCAGGCCTTGCCGTCATCAGCGCCTACCATCAGGCCAATAATCAAAGCCACCGAAATATTGCCCTCATCCCTTCATCGGCGCACGGAACCAATCCTGCGAGTGCCGTGATGGCGGGTATGGAGGTTATTGTCACCAAATGCGACGACCACGGCAACATCGACATTGAAGACCTTAAAGCTAAAGCTGAACAGCACAAAGACAACCTGGCGGCGCTCATGGTGACGTATCCATCGACTCATGGGGTTTTTGAATCCGGTATCAAGGAAATTTGCCAAATCATACACGACAACGGCGGACTCGTTTATATGGATGGCGCCAATATGAATGCACAGGTTGGATTTACCAGCCCTGGTGCTATCGGAGCAGACGTATGCCACCTGAATCTTCATAAAACTTTTGCCATTCCTCACGGCGGCGGCGGCCCGGGTGTAGGTCCCATTTGTGTAAATAATAAATTAAAACCTTTCCTGCCCGGACATAAAATCGTCAAAACAGGTGGAAAAAAGGCCATTTCAGCCATTTCATCTGCCCCATGGGGCAGCGCCAGTGTCGTTTTGGTTTCTCATGCCTACATCCGTATGATGGGCACTGAAGGGTTAAAAATGGCGACAGAGATTGCCATTTTGAATGCCAATTACATCAAAGCACGCCTGGAAAAAGAATACCCGATCCTTTATGCAGGAGAAATGGGCCGTTGTGCCCACGAACTGATCGTCGATCTTCGTCCGTTTAAAGACTTTGTGGCGGCAGAAGATGTAGCCAAACGATTGATGGATTATGGTTTCCATGCGCCTACCCTTTCCTTCCCGGTATCCGGCACCATTATGATCGAGCCAACGGAAAGTGAAAGCAAGGAAGAGCTGGATCGCTTCTGTGATGCCCTTTTGGAGATCAGGAAAGAAATCCAGGAGATCGCCGACGGCAAAGCCAACCACGATTCCAATGTACTGACCAACGCGCCCCATACGGCCCAGGTCATTGCTTCGGACAACTGGCCTTATGACTATCCAAGGGAAAAAGCGGCCTACCCGCTTCCGTATCTTAGAGAATATTTCAAATTCTGGCCCGCCAGCGGACGCATCAACAATGCTTATGGCGACAGACACCTCGTTTGTACCTGCGCCCCTATTGAGGCGTATATGGAGGATTAA
- a CDS encoding 3'-5' exonuclease: MNINLKKDLCFFDLESTGLNVVRDRIVQIAIIKYRADKSPADELSMLINPGIPISEEAMGVHGITPKMLANKPTFQQVAQKIYDFIGDADLAGYNSNRFDVPLLMEEFARVGIEFSMDNRRTIDVQRVFYKMEPRTLRAALQFYTGKDMENAHDALEDVRATIDVFNGQLEKYKGVDYVDEEGNISKIPVRPDIQSLHEFTNDLRFLDATQRLKVDHNGVVVFNFGKYIGKPAAETLVKDKQYYGWIMNKEFSSQLKQIVKQLVKDYERDHNIQGKG, encoded by the coding sequence ATGAATATCAACCTCAAGAAGGATCTTTGCTTTTTCGATTTGGAGTCAACAGGATTAAATGTGGTACGAGACAGGATCGTTCAGATTGCTATCATAAAATATCGTGCCGACAAGAGCCCGGCTGACGAATTGTCTATGCTGATCAATCCCGGCATCCCGATCAGCGAAGAGGCTATGGGGGTTCATGGAATCACCCCCAAAATGTTGGCCAATAAGCCTACTTTTCAACAGGTAGCACAAAAAATATATGACTTCATCGGGGATGCTGACCTGGCCGGTTATAACTCCAACAGGTTTGATGTCCCTTTGCTCATGGAGGAATTTGCCCGTGTAGGCATTGAATTCAGTATGGACAACCGTCGGACCATCGACGTACAGCGGGTGTTTTATAAAATGGAGCCTCGTACCCTCAGAGCGGCCCTCCAATTTTACACGGGTAAGGATATGGAAAATGCCCACGATGCCCTGGAAGACGTCAGGGCGACAATAGATGTTTTTAACGGGCAACTCGAAAAATACAAAGGCGTCGATTACGTTGATGAAGAGGGGAACATTTCTAAAATTCCCGTTCGCCCGGATATTCAAAGCTTGCATGAATTTACCAATGACTTACGTTTCCTGGATGCCACCCAGCGATTGAAAGTGGACCACAACGGCGTGGTTGTATTTAATTTTGGCAAATACATTGGCAAACCCGCAGCAGAAACCCTGGTGAAAGACAAACAGTATTACGGCTGGATTATGAACAAGGAATTTTCCTCTCAATTGAAACAAATCGTTAAACAACTGGTCAAAGATTACGAGAGAGACCATAATATTCAAGGTAAAGGGTAA